A window of Roseiflexus castenholzii DSM 13941 genomic DNA:
GCGGTAGCGCCCCAGATGCGCCCGCTCGATCAGGATCGTCCCCGCGCCGCACATCGGATCGAGGAACCGATCATCATCGCGCGGCGTCGTCAACCATGCCAGCGCCGCCGCAGCCGCCGGACGCAGCGATGCCGGGAGGTGCTCGACTTTGTAGTCACGGTGGCGCATGCGTTCATCGCTTAGCCGCACCATGAGAAGCGCCTCACCGGGCCACTGCACCAGCCAGAACTCAATCCCGCCGTCGGCGACAAGTCGCCAGCGGTGATCCGGGCGCGCGGCGATTCCGCGCTCGACGGCAACCTGTGCATCGACGCGGCGGTACGGCAGACGTCCGACCTGTCGTGCAATAACGCGGTAATGAATGCGCCCTTCGCCGCCGCGCCGAGGATCGACCCGTCGCACCAGATGAATGGCGCGCTCGATGCCGGGCGCTGTCGCCGCCAGATGCGCCAACTGGCGCAATGCCGCAAATCCCGGCGCCAGATCGCGCGCCTCCGCCGCCACGACAAAGACATCTTCCACCGTCCGCAGTTGCAAGAGATCACGCGGATCGCCGGAGAAAGCAAAGCGCACCATGCCGTTCTTGTCAGCAACCGACCGGAGATCGATGAACTGCGCACCGTCGAGGCGCGCGGTAATCTCGGTTGCGGCAATCGCCTCGAAACCGGGCTGCGTCTGAGCAATGAACGTGTGACGGGTGGAAGGCATATCAATGCACTTTTGCTATCTCAATCGTCGCCGCGCGCACCGGGTTGACCACGAACAGGAGCGCCCCGATCAGGCGCACACCGGCAAGGATCAACACCAGCGCCTGCGCGCCAACCAGATCGATCAGCGGTGCACAGGCAAGCGTGGCGACAAAGAAACCAACATTCATCACCGTGACGAATACTCCGATGGAGAATGCGCGTCGTTCGGGCGGGCAGACTTCCAGCAAAATATTGAAATGACTGATCTCTACTCCAGGACTGACTGCGCCAAACAGCAGCGCAAACAGCAGAATGAGCGTCAGATCGGGCACGGCGCCGATGAGGAAATAGTACAGCGCACTTGCCGTAGCTGCACGCAGCAACACCCACGAATAGCCACGTTTCTCGATCAGGCGGGGCCACACCAGGTTGCCGATAATCTGCCCGCCGCTGATGAGCGCCAGCCATACGCCAAGCCAGCCATCGCTTGCGCCGAGTTCGCGCACGAAGTAGATCGGTTGCAGTGGCGTTCCCATCCAGAATGCGATATTGAATATCAGCGTGTTGATCGTGATGTTCGCAAACGAGCGCTGCTGTCGCAGCAACGCTCGAACTTCCACGAAGGTCGGACGATGACGCCCCGCCGTGCGCTCGACCACCGGCGATGGCGGGATCGTCAGACGCGCCACGTAGACAGTGCTCAACAGGCTGGCGACGACCGCCAGGGCGAACATCAACTGATAATTGGCAGGAAAGGGTGCAGCATCGAGCCAGC
This region includes:
- a CDS encoding methyltransferase domain-containing protein, which encodes MPSTRHTFIAQTQPGFEAIAATEITARLDGAQFIDLRSVADKNGMVRFAFSGDPRDLLQLRTVEDVFVVAAEARDLAPGFAALRQLAHLAATAPGIERAIHLVRRVDPRRGGEGRIHYRVIARQVGRLPYRRVDAQVAVERGIAARPDHRWRLVADGGIEFWLVQWPGEALLMVRLSDERMRHRDYKVEHLPASLRPAAAAALAWLTTPRDDDRFLDPMCGAGTILIERAHLGRYRALIGGDIDPEAVATARANIGSRYKPVSIHEWDARRLPLDAGSVTALAVNLPFGAQMGSLEENRTLYPEFLREAARVLRPGARLVALSGDARTLSDALRRNNRLARCATYPVLILGRRAVIVVAERG
- a CDS encoding MFS transporter, whose protein sequence is MDRHTTNRNLRLLVIELFWASIAIACYSFAAAFLIQLGGSNLMVSLLTSAAALVNALTSIPFAMFLERIGNRRPWIIGSLLALRLGHIGLIFVPFLPAYRAEAMVALLLLINVPVALFNAGWLPMLGDIVPLAQRARLFSARNMTMGITVMTTTFLMGRWLDAAPFPANYQLMFALAVVASLLSTVYVARLTIPPSPVVERTAGRHRPTFVEVRALLRQQRSFANITINTLIFNIAFWMGTPLQPIYFVRELGASDGWLGVWLALISGGQIIGNLVWPRLIEKRGYSWVLLRAATASALYYFLIGAVPDLTLILLFALLFGAVSPGVEISHFNILLEVCPPERRAFSIGVFVTVMNVGFFVATLACAPLIDLVGAQALVLILAGVRLIGALLFVVNPVRAATIEIAKVH